The proteins below are encoded in one region of Myxocyprinus asiaticus isolate MX2 ecotype Aquarium Trade chromosome 13, UBuf_Myxa_2, whole genome shotgun sequence:
- the LOC127450069 gene encoding retinal cone rhodopsin-sensitive cGMP 3',5'-cyclic phosphodiesterase subunit gamma-like, with amino-acid sequence MNAAPPAGSALATPAGTAGPTTPKKGPPKFKQRQTRTFKSKAPKPGQKGFGDDIPGMEGLGTDITVVCPWEAFGDMELSDLAKYGII; translated from the exons ATGAACGCTGCTCCTCCCGCAGGAAGTGCTCTGGCCACGCCCGCCGGCACTGCAGGACCAACCACGCCCAAGAAGGGACCGCCCAAATTCAAACAAAGACAGACACGCACATTCAAGAGCAAAGCACCCAAACCTGGACAGAAAgg GTTCGGTGATGATATTCCTGGTATGGAAGGTCTCGGCACAG ACATCACTGTGGTTTGCCCTTGGGAGGCGTTTGGTGATATGGAGCTCAGCGATCTGGCCAAATACGGCATTATCTAA